TGCTCTTCCCACAAGAGGGAATAGCCAAAGAGGTTCAGCGCATCCTCATTATCGAAATCATAGCCATCGGGACTTTCTTCCTTTAGTTTATAAAACAAGGCGATACGCTCCTCGATAGGTAGCGCACTGTTTTCTTTCAAGACCGCCACGATGGGTTTCTTCTCCGCCATCTCCTCGGTGGCAGAGACATTGCTATCTGAAGTTTGCGCATCACAACGCGTTAAACACAGACAAGCGACTACGGCAAAGCCGATGGTGGAAAGAAATACTTTGGACATCCGTATAGTTTTCGCCAAATGTAGCCAAGCAAGCATCGCAAGGATGGAAAGGGATGTAAAAGTGTGTTAAGGAGAGGTAAAAGATAAGCGATCGAAGATCTTGCATGGTAGAGATTGACACATAGCGACAAAGTAGAAAACTCTTCGAGGGTAAAAGGAGGTACTTTTCTCTTTCTACTTTGTCTTTCCTCTTTGTCTTGAAACAAAGTGGAGCAACTTATCTGCCTTATGCGAAGATCTCATGAGTTCCTAAAAAAAACAAACACGACGCGAATAAAGTTCAAGGACGTAGAAAGGCAATTTTTGCGCGTTCAAACTTATTTTAATGATCAATCCGGGTTCAGTGCAAAAACCCGGCTAAAAATGACGCACGCATACGTCAAGTTAAATTATATTTGCAGAACAACGCAGGTATAAAGTTCGGTTTGTTGCAGTACAATTTTTACGGGTATTGCTGCACGTCGTCCGAAACATCTCGCAGCGCAATAATCTATAAAATCTGCTCCACCGGGTTTGCCTTCGGTGAGATCGCCTGCCTTCCGGCAGGCAGGCTCCTACGTTGCTAAGTTGCTACCCTGCCAAGCAGGTGTGTTAAAGATGGGGGTATGGCTTGAGCTTGGTCTAGGTCTACCTCATTTCAGCTGAAGTAGCCTTTGGAAATTGATTCTCCAAAATCTCCATCAACTTATCGGGATCTATTTTGAGCAACTTCAGATTAATCGCTACGGGTGTCCCATGCTTTTTAATGATTGTTTCCACCATGCGTTGCCTGAACCCACTCATGTTTGATAAAATCGTTTTGTGATCTTTCAACTTAATAATGAGATTATCTGCTCCACCCACCTTACCAATAGTGAATTCTTCGATATTACCGCTATCAATCATACCAGCATTGGCCATACTTATATTGTCTACAATCCCATCGGGGGTAATAATCAGCGCAGGTGTTTTTTTGGTCAGCTGAATAATTGACCGGGTCAGTAGCCCTCCCATCACTAATAAGGCGAAGGCCTGAAAGAGAATAAAAGGCCATGATGGCTCTTCTGAACTTTCAGTCGCTTTAATCAATCGGCTGCCAATGTAATACAGCGACACAACGCCGATGACGATTACCTCGATATGTGTGCGATTCCTCCTTTTGATTTCCATATGGCGTTAATTTATGGATTTTGGTCAAAATGTGACCACATCCATAATGAGCCTTCACCTTAAATCCTCTCCTCCCCTGATTTGGCCCGAGCGCTTAACCAACTTTTATCGCATTGATACCACGCCACGTCTTCGCCACCCGGATCATAACGTGCAAACTTGTCAAATGCCATTCCCACCTTTTCCATAACCCTTATCGAGGCTTTGTTCTCCTTCATGGCAATGGCGATAATCCTTTCCAGGTCGAGTTTACCGAAACCATATTTCAATATGGCTTCTGATGCCTCAGTAGCATACCCCATGCCCCAATACTCGGGCAAGAAGCGGTACCCCAAATCAATCTCATCAAACTCAGGCAGGTAGGCCAATCCTGCCCATCCGATAAACTGCATTCCATCCTTTAAGAAGGTGGGCCACCTGCCGTATCCTACTTTCTCGTAAAGGTTCACTCTTTCGCTAATGGCCCGCAACATATCTTCTTTGGACCTTACGGTTGACTCGCCGGTATATTGCTGCACGAGACTATTCGAGTGCAATCGAAGCATATCGTCTACATCAGCCGGTGTCACTTCCCTCAACACCAGCCGTTTGGTTTCTAGTATTGGTTTCATTTTACAGTCGGTAGTTTTAAGGTCATACCCGGGCTTAAGGCCAATCCGTCCAGATGCCCCAAGGTACTGTTGTCAGTGGCACGCACATGCAGGTGCATATTGGTGGTGTGATGGGTAAAAATGGCGTGGTGACTCCTGGAGTAGAACCCCAATATCTCCACTTCTTGGTTGGATAGCGTGCCATAAGCGCCCGATTTGATGTGCTTCTCGTGGCTGTGTTCGGTATCTCCATCTTTCCAATTGATGACGTGCCAGTCGGCAGTCTCCGCCATACCATTGATCA
This genomic window from Cryomorphaceae bacterium 1068 contains:
- a CDS encoding GNAT family N-acetyltransferase, whose amino-acid sequence is MKPILETKRLVLREVTPADVDDMLRLHSNSLVQQYTGESTVRSKEDMLRAISERVNLYEKVGYGRWPTFLKDGMQFIGWAGLAYLPEFDEIDLGYRFLPEYWGMGYATEASEAILKYGFGKLDLERIIAIAMKENKASIRVMEKVGMAFDKFARYDPGGEDVAWYQCDKSWLSARAKSGEERI